A region from the Alosa alosa isolate M-15738 ecotype Scorff River chromosome 7, AALO_Geno_1.1, whole genome shotgun sequence genome encodes:
- the LOC125298078 gene encoding rho GDP-dissociation inhibitor 1-like isoform X1, whose amino-acid sequence MAEHEPTEEQLAAIAAENAESESETVNYRPPARKTLQEIQELDKDDESLQKYKKALLGDGHESGVAVCASAADPAVPNVQVTRLTLVCDTTPIPLTLDLQGDLEQFKKQSFVLKEGVEYRIKISFKVNREIVSGLKFTQQTYRKGVRIDKSDYMVGSYGPRPAEYDFLTPLEEAPKGMLARGTYNIKSKFTDDDQHDHLSWEWNLNIKKDWTD is encoded by the exons ATGGCTGAGCATGAACCTACTGAAGAGCAGCTGGCGGCCATCGCGGCGGAGAACGccgagagtgagagcgagacgGTCAACTACAGACCCCCCGCCCGCAAGACCCTGCAGGAGATCCAGGAGCTCGACAAGGATGACGAGAGCTTGCAGAAGTACAAGAAGGCCTTGCTGGGAGATGGCCAcgaatctg gtgtggctgtgtgtgcttCAGCTGCAGACCCGGCTGTTCCAAACGTCCAGGTGACTCGGCTGACCTTGGTGTGTGATACCACCCCAATTCCCCTCACCTTGGACCTGCAGG GAGATCTGGAGCAATTCAAGAAGCAAAGCTTTGTGTTAAAAGAGGGGGTTGAGTACAGGATTAAGATCAGCTTCAAG GTGAACCGGGAGATTGTCTCTGGCCTGAAGTTCACCCAGCAGACCTACAGGAAAGGAGTGCGAA TTGATAAGTCGGACTACATGGTGGGCAGTTACGGCCCGCGGCCTGCCGAGTACGACTTCCTGACCCCGCTGGAGGAGGCTCCCAAGGGCATGCTGGCACGCGGCACCTACAACATCAAGTCCAAGTTCACCGACGATGACCAGCACGATCACCTCTCATGGGAGTGGAACCtcaacataaagaaagactgGACAGACTGA
- the LOC125298078 gene encoding rho GDP-dissociation inhibitor 1-like isoform X2 — protein sequence MAEHEPTEEQLAAIAAENAESESETVNYRPPARKTLQEIQELDKDDESLQKYKKALLGDGHESAADPAVPNVQVTRLTLVCDTTPIPLTLDLQGDLEQFKKQSFVLKEGVEYRIKISFKVNREIVSGLKFTQQTYRKGVRIDKSDYMVGSYGPRPAEYDFLTPLEEAPKGMLARGTYNIKSKFTDDDQHDHLSWEWNLNIKKDWTD from the exons ATGGCTGAGCATGAACCTACTGAAGAGCAGCTGGCGGCCATCGCGGCGGAGAACGccgagagtgagagcgagacgGTCAACTACAGACCCCCCGCCCGCAAGACCCTGCAGGAGATCCAGGAGCTCGACAAGGATGACGAGAGCTTGCAGAAGTACAAGAAGGCCTTGCTGGGAGATGGCCAcgaatctg CTGCAGACCCGGCTGTTCCAAACGTCCAGGTGACTCGGCTGACCTTGGTGTGTGATACCACCCCAATTCCCCTCACCTTGGACCTGCAGG GAGATCTGGAGCAATTCAAGAAGCAAAGCTTTGTGTTAAAAGAGGGGGTTGAGTACAGGATTAAGATCAGCTTCAAG GTGAACCGGGAGATTGTCTCTGGCCTGAAGTTCACCCAGCAGACCTACAGGAAAGGAGTGCGAA TTGATAAGTCGGACTACATGGTGGGCAGTTACGGCCCGCGGCCTGCCGAGTACGACTTCCTGACCCCGCTGGAGGAGGCTCCCAAGGGCATGCTGGCACGCGGCACCTACAACATCAAGTCCAAGTTCACCGACGATGACCAGCACGATCACCTCTCATGGGAGTGGAACCtcaacataaagaaagactgGACAGACTGA
- the LOC125298225 gene encoding THO complex subunit 4-like has protein sequence MADKLSMSLDDIIKQNKQQKGGGRSRRGSGSSRGGSGGFRSGSGPTRNRQNFNRDRNPRPAPYSRPRELPDKWQHDMFDDGFGSSRVQRRDSSPVVGLETTGKLLVSNLDFGVSDADIKELFKEFGNLTKAAVHYDRSGRSLGTADVHFEKKADALKAMKQYNGVPLDGRSMDIQLVTGQITSSRRSPSRQSSSEGGRGGDRDSDSGGIKRRVRLGARDSDSGGSFRRERLGVRDPDFAGSRREGGGGGGGGYRGRGGRGGRGGRRNETKQLTAEELDAQLDAYISKMDTS, from the exons ATGGCGGACAAACTCAGTATGTCGTTGGATGAtatcataaaacaaaataaacaacagaAAGGTGGCGGAAGATCTCGCAGAGGAAGCGGCAGCAGCCGTGGGGGCAGTGGGGGATTTCGAAGTGGATCGGGTCCGACGAGAAATCGACAAAATTTCAACCGAGACAGAAATCCAAGACCGGCTCCATATTCCAGG CCTAGAGAACTGCCAGACAAATGGCAACAtgacatgtttgatgatggtttCGGAAGTAGCAGAGTTCAAAGGCGAGACTCCAGTCCGGTTGTTGGTTTGGAGACCACCGGCAAGCTTCTGGTGTCCAACCTGGACTTTGGGGTGTCTGATGCTGACATAAAG GAGTTATTTAAGGAGTTTGGCAATCTGACAAAAGCAGCCGTGCACTATGACCGATCAGGCCGAAGCCTGGGAACAGCGGACGTCCACTTTGAGAAAAAAGCTGATGCACTCAAAGCCATGAAGCAGTACAACGGTGTCCCTCTTGACG GTCGCTCCATGGATATCCAGCTGGTGACTGGACAGATAACTTCAAGTCGGAGGTCACCGTCAAGGCAAAG CTCAAGTgaaggaggacgaggaggagacaGGGACTCCGATTCCGGTGGAATCAAGCGACGAGTTCGACTCGGGGCTCGCGACTCTGATTCTGGCGGCTCTTTCAGACGGGAGCGGCTCGGCGTGCGAGACCCTGATTTCGCGGGATCGAGgcgtgagggtggtggtggcggcggcggtggctacagaggaagaggaggacgtgGTGGACGGGGAGGACGACGAAACGAGACCAAACAGCTCACTGCGGAGGAGCTGGACGCACAGCTAGATGCCTACATTTCCAAG ATGGACACCAGTTAA
- the LOC125298224 gene encoding nicotinate-nucleotide pyrophosphorylase [carboxylating]-like yields MSRDLSQTLPPQALSGLAQEWLMEDTPNFDLAGVCVGSREVKARLLCKSPDTVLAGCPFFNAVFTELGCTVEWTFTEGQNLGPDPVTVAAVVTGPARCVLLGERPALNCLARASGIATRCAQLQSLARTARWHGQVAGTRKTTPGFRLVEKYSMLVGGVSTHRHDLSSMVMLKDNHVWAVGSISQAVADARSVCGFSTKIEVECRSEEEGREAARAGAEIIMLDNFKPEDLHVAAQALKRDFPGVIIEASGGVTPDTLAQYFSPHVDVISLGCLTQGCPVSDFSLKVQRPDPQVGQ; encoded by the exons ATGTCACGTGATCTTTCACAAACACTCCCCCCTCAAGCGCTGAGCGGGCTGGCACAGGAATGGCTGATGGAAGACACGCCGAACTTTGACCTGGCAGGAGTGTGCGTCGGGTCACGTGAAGTGAAGGCCCGATTGCTGTGCAAATCCCCAGACACTGTACTGGCTGGCTGCCCATTCTTCAACGCAGTCTTCACAGAGCTGGGATGCACTGTAGAGTGGACTTTCACAGAAGGCCAAAACTTGG GACCAGATCCAGTGACCGTTGCAGCGGTGGTGACCGGCCCAGCCAGGTGCGTCTTGCTGGGGGAGCGGCCTGCACTGAACTGCCTGGCACGGGCCTCCGGCATTGCCACGCGCTGCGCTCAGCTGCAGAGTCTGGCCCGCACGGCCAGGTGGCACGGGCAGGTGGCGGGCACGCGCAAGACCACGCCAGGCTTCCGGTTGGTGGAGAAGTACAGCATGCTGGTGGGAGGGGTGTCCACGCATCGGCACGACCTGAGCAGCATGGTGATGCTGAAGGACAACCACGTGTGGGCCGTCGGGAGCATCTCACAG GCGGTGGCGGACGCTCGGTCAGTGTGCGGCTTCAGCACCAAGATTGAGGTGGAGTGCAGGAgcgaggaggaggggagggaggccGCCAGGGCCGGCGCCGAAATCATCATGCTGGACAACTTTAAGCCTGAG GACCTTCACGTCGCTGCCCAGGCCCTAAAGCGAGACTTCCCGGGCGTGATCATAGAGGCCAGCGGAGGGGTGACACCCGACACCCTTGCCCAGTACTTCTCCCCGCACGTGGACGTCATCTCCCTGGGCTGCCTGACCCAAGGGTGCCCTGTCTCCGACTTCTCCCTCAAGGTGCAGCGCCCCGACCCCCAGGTTGGACAGTGA